AAAAAGCCACAATACAAAAATTAGCCTGCCTTTGACTATTCTGAATGAGTTGCAAAATCAAGAACTTTTGATTTTAGAAAAATCCATGACGCACAAAGGAGATCTAGAGCGCCTTGTGGATATAGCCCCTGCGCATTTTGTGCTCACAACTGCTATGCCCAAATATTTACACCACTATAGCCATGCTAAAAATTTTGCCACGCTAGAAGGGATGATTCAAGCCAAACAAGAAATTTTTGCATCGAAGAATTTAAGTTTTGCGATTACACAAGATGACGATTTTAAAGCGATTTCCCCAAGGCATAGCTACTCTGTCTGGGACAAGCAAGCTGAGTTTTTTGCCAAGTTAGAGGATGGACTTGAAGTGTACCATCACAAAAAATGTGTGCTAAAAGCGCAACTCGATTTTCCCAAACATCACTTGCCCAATCTTTTGGGCAGCATTGCCATGGCATTTTACTTAGGGCTTTCTTTTGAGCAAATAAAAGGACAGCTTGAAGTGTTGAGTTTACCTTCTATGCGATTTGAACAGATGGAAAAAAAAGGACATGTATTTATCAATGATGCTTACAATGCCAGTCCCTACACATTTGCAAAGGCATTTGAAAATCTCCCAAAAGCTAAACGCAAATTTGCGATTCTAGGACACATGCCAGAGCTTGGAAAAGAAACAAAACGTGGCCATCATGAGGTCTTGGAAAAAGCAAAGGAGCATTTTGATTATGTTTTTTGCATAGGATCTAATTGGGATAGAGAAAAAATCAAAACGCTTGGATTTTATCATTTTTTAGATCAAAATGAGTGCATAGAATGTATTTTAAATGAAATACAGCAAGAGGACTTGCTCTTTTTTAAAGGAGCCAGGTCTCTTTATTTAGAAGACATGTTACAAGCAATTAAGCAGAAGATATGATCCTTTTTTTGATCCAGTTTTTACAAAAATACACAATACATTTTCCGCAGGTTTTTTTCTACACTTCTACACGCATGCTACTTGCTGCGATCACAACGCTTTTGTTCATGATTTTTGTAGGTCCTGCTTTTATCCGTATACTTAAAGAAAAAAAAATCAAACAAACCATTCGTCAAAAAGAAGCCCCTCTTTTGGGTGAGCTTCATCATAAAAAGCAGCACACACCCACGATGGGAGGATTCTTGATTCTTTGTGCAATGTTGCTCTCTCTTGTGTTATGGATGGACTTGACCTCTTCGATCACTTATCTTTTGCTCTTTGTGACGCTAGGTTTGGGTGTGCTTGGTTTTTTTGATGATTATTTAGCCATCAAACGCAAAAATACAAAAGGGGTCAATCCGAAAAAAAAGCTACTCTTTCAATTCATTATTGCCTCTTGTGTGGCATTTTATCTACTTGTGCCTAGTGTAA
This genomic window from Chlamydiota bacterium contains:
- the murF gene encoding UDP-N-acetylmuramoyl-tripeptide--D-alanyl-D-alanine ligase gives rise to the protein MQQKYKIDHREVEKGDIFVAIKGQKVDGHDFVKKIAPVASLAIVQKKLPDCLIPQLVVKDPILHLQKLAKEKLEEKKPLVCAITGAFGKTSAKDLLFSLVSPFISCARSLKSHNTKISLPLTILNELQNQELLILEKSMTHKGDLERLVDIAPAHFVLTTAMPKYLHHYSHAKNFATLEGMIQAKQEIFASKNLSFAITQDDDFKAISPRHSYSVWDKQAEFFAKLEDGLEVYHHKKCVLKAQLDFPKHHLPNLLGSIAMAFYLGLSFEQIKGQLEVLSLPSMRFEQMEKKGHVFINDAYNASPYTFAKAFENLPKAKRKFAILGHMPELGKETKRGHHEVLEKAKEHFDYVFCIGSNWDREKIKTLGFYHFLDQNECIECILNEIQQEDLLFFKGARSLYLEDMLQAIKQKI